A window from Culex pipiens pallens isolate TS chromosome 3, TS_CPP_V2, whole genome shotgun sequence encodes these proteins:
- the LOC120430520 gene encoding retinaldehyde-binding protein 1-like isoform X1, which translates to MASFTVEKCPQTYDEYNFVLDALHLEKARIELNETDENRAQSLAQMREWIAKHPHIGKCRTDSVFLLRFLRMRKFSVPMAQESLERYLIALRSFPQWFKNLDPLNEEIRLFNKVGMLFNLGFDSHGRTVVLFRPRVLNVLNREQATIGHQMRQAMLLLETTIEEETSQINGYVAIADFEAITLKLLSVWSLTDVSNAAESLFQSFPLRIQEIHAICVPRFFKIFADLALSCMSEKIRNRVYCHKSLDDAMKHLELSLLTTDYEGGTQNPDQLTEDFIKCAERKRTQLLLMDEMDIDTSRYQFGGQQNTVVSEIEAGMVGSFKKLNVD; encoded by the exons ATGGCCTCGTTTACCGTAGAAAAGTGTCCCCAAACATACGACGAATACAATTTTGTACTAGATGCCCTACATTTGGAAAAGGCTCGTATCGAGCTGAACGAAACAGATGAAAATCGTGCTCAATCGTTGGCTCAGATGCGTGAATGGATCGCCAAACATCCGCACATTGGGAAATGCCGAACGGATTCGGTATTTCTGTTGCGTTTCTTGAGAATGCGAAAATTTTCAGTCCCAATGGCGCAGGAAAGCTTGGAGCGTTACCTGATAGCGCTACGATCGTTTCCACAGTGGTTCAAGAACCTCGACCCGCTGAACGAGGAAATCAGGCTTTTCAACAAAGTCGGAATGCTGTTCAATTTAGGGTTTGACTCGCACGGACGAACCGTTGTATTATTTCGGCCACGTGTCCTAAATGTCCTGAATAGGGAACAAGCCACCATTGGACATCAGATGCGACAGGCAATGCTGCTGCTGGAGACTACCATCGAAGAGGAAACATCCCAAATCAATGGCTACGTGGCGATTGCTGACTTCGAAGCGATTACACTGAAGCTGCTTTCCGTGTGGTCCTTGACCGATGTCAGTAATGCAGCGGAAAGTCTTTTCCAGTCATTCCCGTTGCGAATTCAAGAGATCCACGCAATATGCGTCCCCagattttttaagatatttGCCGACCTGGCGTTGTCTTGCATGAGCGAGAAGATTAGGAATCGTGTTTAT TGCCACAAATCGCTGGACGATGCCATGAAGCACCTGGAGCTGTCCCTTCTGACGACCGACTACGAGGGTGGCACCCAGAATCCGGACCAGTTGACGgaagattttataaaatgtgCCGAGCGGAAGCGCACCCAGCTGCTGCTGATGGACGAAATGGATATCGACACGTCGCGGTACCAATTTGGTGGGCAACAAAACACCGTTGTAAGCGAAATCGAAGCCGGAATGGTGGGAAGTTTCAAGAAGCTGAATGTCGATTAG
- the LOC120430520 gene encoding alpha-tocopherol transfer protein-like isoform X3, which translates to MTSFTVEKCPQSNDEYKFALDARHLEKTRIELNETDENRSQSLAHMREWIVKHPHIKKCRTDSIFLLRFLRMRKFSVPMAQISLERYLTALRSFPQWFRNLDPLDGDIRLFNKAGMLINLGRDSLGRTVVLLRARAFNPERFTSAHFVRQIMLLLETTIDEEESQINGYVVIADYEAVSLKVLSVWSLTDVSNASDSLFQSFPLRIQEIHAIGVPRFLKIVSDMALSCMSEKIRNRVYCHKSLDDAMKHLELSLLTTDYEGGTQNPDQLTEDFIKCAERKRTQLLLMDEMDIDTSRYQFGGQQNTVVSEIEAGMVGSFKKLNVD; encoded by the exons ATGACCTCTTTTACCGTAGAAAAGTGTCCCCAATCAAACGACGAGTACAAATTCGCCCTGGATGCCCGACACCTCGAAAAAACCCGAATCGAGCTGAACGAAACAGATGAAAATCGTTCACAATCGTTGGCGCATATGCGTGAATGGATCGTCAAACATCCGCACATTAAGAAATGTCGAACGGATTCAATATTCCTGTTGCGCTTCTTGCGAATGCGAAAGTTTTCGGTCCCAATGGCGCAGATAAGTTTGGAACGGTACCTGACAGCGCTTCGATCATTTCCACAGTGGTTCCGGAACCTCGACCCGCTGGATGGGGATATCAGGCTTTTTAACAAGGCCGGAATGCTCATCAACCTAGGTCGGGACTCACTCGGACGTACTGTCGTACTACTTCGGGCACGTGCCTTCAATCCGGAACGATTCACCTCGGCCCATTTTGTACGACAAATCATGCTGCTGCTGGAGACTACCATCGACGAAGAAGAATCACAAATCAATGGCTACGTGGTGATTGCTGATTACGAAGCGGTTTCACTGAAGGTGCTTTCTGTGTGGTCCTTGACCGATGTCAGCAATGCATCGGACAGCCTTTTCCAGTCATTCCCGTTGCGTATTCAAGAAATCCACGCAATAGGAGTCCCCAGATTTTTGAAGATAGTATCAGATATGGCGTTGTCTTGCATGAGCGAGAAGATCAGGAATCGTGTTTAC TGCCACAAATCGCTGGACGATGCCATGAAGCACCTGGAGCTGTCCCTTCTGACGACCGACTACGAGGGTGGCACCCAGAATCCGGACCAGTTGACGgaagattttataaaatgtgCCGAGCGGAAGCGCACCCAGCTGCTGCTGATGGACGAAATGGATATCGACACGTCGCGGTACCAATTTGGTGGGCAACAAAACACCGTTGTAAGCGAAATCGAAGCCGGAATGGTGGGAAGTTTCAAGAAGCTGAATGTCGATTAG
- the LOC120430520 gene encoding alpha-tocopherol transfer protein-like isoform X2, whose product MPTFTVEKCPQTYDEYKFVLDAPHLEKARSELNETDENRAQSLAQMREWIAKHPHIKKCRTDSIFLLRFLRMRKFSVPMAQESLERYLTALRSFPQWFRNLDPLDAEIRLFNKAGVLTNLGRDSLGRTVVLIRVRSFDTERFPSALFVRQIMLLLETTIEEEETQINGYVAIADYEGISLKLLSVWSLTDVSNAAESLFQSFPLRIQEIHAICVPKFFKIFADLALSCMSEKIRSRVSCHKSLDDAMKHLELSLLTTDYEGGTQNPDQLTEDFIKCAERKRTQLLLMDEMDIDTSRYQFGGQQNTVVSEIEAGMVGSFKKLNVD is encoded by the exons ATGCCCACGTTCACCGTAGAAAAGTGTCCCCAAACATACGACGAGTACAAATTCGTACTGGATGCACCACATTTGGAAAAGGCCCGTAGCGAGCTGAACGAAACAGACGAAAATCGGGCTCAATCGTTGGCTCAAATGCGTGAATGGATTGCCAAACATCCGCACATTAAAAAATGCCGAACGGATTCAATATTCTTGTTGCGCTTCTTGAGAATGCGAAAATTTTCGGTCCCAATGGCGCAGGAAAGCTTGGAACGGTACCTGACAGCGCTACGATCATTTCCACAGTGGTTCCGGAACCTCGACCCACTGGATGCGGAGATCAGGCTTTTCAACAAGGCCGGAGTGCTTACCAACCTAGGTCGGGACTCACTTGGTCGTACTGTCGTACTTATTCGGGTACGTTCCTTCGATACAGAACGATTCCCCTCGGCTCTTTTTGTACGGCAAATCATGCTGCTGCTGGAGACTACCATCGAAGAGGAAGAAACACAAATCAATGGCTACGTGGCGATTGCTGACTACGAAGGGATTTCTCTGAAGCTGCTTTCCGTGTGGTCCTTGACCGATGTCAGTAATGCAGCGGAAAGCCTTTTCCAGTCATTCCCGTTGCGAATTCAAGAGATCCACGCAATATGCGTCCCCAAATTTTTTAAGATATTTGCCGACCTGGCGTTGTCGTGCATGAGCGAGAAGATCAGGAGTCGTGTTTCC TGCCACAAATCGCTGGACGATGCCATGAAGCACCTGGAGCTGTCCCTTCTGACGACCGACTACGAGGGTGGCACCCAGAATCCGGACCAGTTGACGgaagattttataaaatgtgCCGAGCGGAAGCGCACCCAGCTGCTGCTGATGGACGAAATGGATATCGACACGTCGCGGTACCAATTTGGTGGGCAACAAAACACCGTTGTAAGCGAAATCGAAGCCGGAATGGTGGGAAGTTTCAAGAAGCTGAATGTCGATTAG